A genomic region of Cryptococcus gattii WM276 chromosome F, complete sequence contains the following coding sequences:
- a CDS encoding membrane organization and biogenesis-related protein, putative (Similar to TIGR gene model, INSD accession AAW44134.1) — protein sequence MAAHSEQIKNNFLNNPYAQQVCNIVNGQVSALDAELNRYPVLRQLEQQTKVPKAYGVIALGFSSVLLIFFNMFGLAQPISNLIGWALPAYLSIQAIESPQSNDDKQWLTYWVVFGSLNLVESMGLRAVLYWVPMYFVFKTLFTIWLMLPATRGAETLYFHFLRPMVGNVKSRSQASFGTTDPLAKDTGFNPAGTTAPSSFAHEKTL from the exons ATGGCTGCCCATTCCGAACAAATCAAGAACAACTTCCTCAACAACCCCTACGCCCAGCAGGTTTGCAACATTGTCAATGGTCAAGTCTCTGCTCTCGATGCCGAG CTTAACAGGTACCCCGTCCTCCGTCAGCTTGAGCAGCAGACCAAGGTCCCCAAGGCCTATGGTGTCATCGCTCTTGGTTTCTC CTCTGTCCTCCTTATCTTCTTTAATATGTTTGGCCTTGCCCAGCCCATCTCGAACCTCATCGGCTGGGCTCTCCCTGCTTATCTTTCTATCCAGGCCATTGAGTCTCCCCAGAGCAACGATGACAAGCAGTGGTTGACGTACTGGGTCGTCTTTGGTTCTCTCAACCTCGTCGAGTCTATGGGTTTGAGGGCGGTTCTCTACTGGGTTCCTATGTACTTTGTTTTCAAGACCCTTTTCACCATCTGGC TCATGCTTCCTGCCACCAGAGGTGCCGAGACTCTCTACTTCCACTTCCTCCGACCTATGGTTGGCAACGTCAAGTCTCGAAGCCAAGCTTCTTTCGGCACCACTGACCCCCTTGCCAAGGACACTGGCTTCAACCCCGCCGGTACCACTGCGCCTTCCTCCTTTGCCC ACGAAAAGACCCTTTAA
- a CDS encoding CDC1, putative (Similar to TIGR gene model, INSD accession AAW44346.1), whose product MLGSPRAHSPATPSNPRGRKTGLKSRATQILALRFGWVVLVIWYEVGEFFHSLSTCRFPDSALRLAHPEAPAPTHVVLIADPHVPHPQLSYPPGNPWLNWAKQQMDELFMRKSWNVVMRLGRVDQVLVLGDMLDWGRGVMTDEEYEEYIALFRSIFQLPPTTPMHFVPGNHDIPLAPSGRFSSQARLRYQQHFETPNTVLSISNHSFVLLDAVGLVEEDYRRYAAEMQFGEWDGVKGGVIEFVKDLRDNPLPGPKILLSHIPLARPEGATCGPLREKGRISKGAGPGYQNLLGSETSRFLLDAIQPNIVFSGDDHDYCDYVHKGNIREVTVKSFSSSAGIRRPGLQLLSLVPPPTESTAGFLPTHADRPCFLPDQLGVYWRVYLPLAILTALYLFITNLRSAYSRWDRSSHPLSEKSRSSPALLSAEPMSPNSFSSRRNGPVPLSIPSRKSSSHLPLSASSATSSFILPRPVRYNSMTAEYPSSYRGGPSNPVSPFGSPKMSASDRFAEGDVERDGEAASGSVTGLNTPLTLSRRSSYVYMDRSFPSSASDSAPLSASGTIGAGLGVNTGIGSPSSSGFIRRVSSANFSNLTATNAAPPTLSVTSPDTPRRVTLPSPSLLPLSPAHGQPHPLSQASSHATLAQPAVIYTFPTRSKSWLWFDRAKSFLRWTWKARKGAVGRSWRELISVAWVGAVVWLGVNALFFLE is encoded by the exons ATGCTCGGATCGCCCCGGGCACACTCACCCGCCACCCCTTCAAATCCcagaggaaggaagacAGGCCTCAAGTCAAGAGCCACCCAGATACTTGCACTCAGATTCGGCTGGGTCGTGCTCGTTATATGGTACGAG GTTGGAGAA TTCTTCCACTCTCTCTCCACATGCCGTTTCCCCGACTCTGCTCTTCGGCTTGCCCATCCTGAAGCTCCGGCTCCTACCCATGTCGTCCTCATCGCCGATCCGCATGTTCCCCATCCACAACTGTCATATCCGCCCGGCAATCCTTGGCTTAATTGGGCCAAGCAGCAGATGGATGAGCTCTTCATGCGCAAAAGCTGGAATGTGGTTATGCGTTTAGGAAGGGTAGACCAAGTGCTTGTTCTGGGAGATATGTTGGACTGGGGAAGGGGAGTCATGACCGATGAAGA GTACGAGGAGTACATTGCTCTATTTCGATCAATCTTCCAGCTCCCTCCGACAACGCCCATGCACTTTGTGCCAGGTAACCATGACATTCCTCTCGCCCCCAGCGGCCGATTCTCCTCTCAAGCTCGCCTACGGTATCAGCAACATTTCGAAACGCCCAATACTGTCCTTTCCATATCAAATCACTCGTTCGTTTTGCTTGACGCTGTAGGTttggtggaagaggattATCGGCGATATGCTGCAGAGATGCAGTTTGGGGAATGGGATGGTGTCAAAGGCGGTGTAATTGAGTTTGTCAAAGATTTGAGGGACAATCCCCTTCCTGGACCTAAGATCTTGCTATCCCATATTCCACTCGCAAGGCCTGAAGGAGCAACCTGTGGACCTCTGAGAGAAAAAGGGCGAATATCAAAAGGTGCTGGACCTGGATACCAGAATTTGCTTGGGAGTGAGACTTCCAGGTTCTTGTTGGACGCCATCCAGCCAAACATTGTGTTTAG TGGAGACGACCACGATTACTGTGATTACGTCCACAAAGGCAATATCCGAGAAGTGACGGTTAAATCGTTTTCCTCATCCGCAGGCATCCGCCGTCCCGGACTTCAACTGTTGTCGCTAGTTCCTCCACCTACGGAATCCACCGCTGGATTTCTCCCAACCCACGCCGACCGACCTTGCTTCCTTCCCGATCAATTGGGTGTCTACTGGCGCGTCTATCTTCCTCTCGCTATTCTTACAGCACTCTACCTTTTTATCACCAACCTTCGTTCAGCGTATTCGCGATGGGATCGTTCTTCACACCCTCTTTCGGAGAAATCGCGGTCAAGCCCCGCTTTACTTTCTGCGGAGCCCATGTCGCCCAACTCATTCTCATCACGGCGGAACGGACCTGTTCCGCTTAGTATTCCCTCCCGCAAATCATCTTCACACCTCCCCCTTTCTGCCTCCTCAGccacctcctccttcatcttACCCCGACCGGTGCGATACAACTCTATGACTGCAGAGTACCCGTCAAGTTATAGGGGCGGCCCGAGCAACCCTGTATCACCATTTGGAAGTCCGAAGATGTCTGCGTCGGACCGTTTTGCAGAGGGCGATGTGGAACGTGATGGAGAAGCAGCATCTGGTAGTGTGACAGGCCTCAACACGCCGCTCACCTTGTCTCGGCGATCATCCTACGTATATATGGATCGCAGTTTTCCATCGTCAGCCTCTGACTCTGCGCCATTATCTGCTTCGGGCACCATTGGCGCGGGGCTAGGTGTAAACACGGGCATCGGTTCGCCCTCGTCGTCGGGATTTATTAGGAGAGTTTCTAGCGCCAACTTTTCGAATTTGACAGCTACAAATGCTGCTCCACCAACTTTGAGTGTCACCTCTCCCGATACACCCCGACGTGTGACCCTTCCGAgcccttcccttctcccgCTTTCTCCTGCTCACGGGCAGCCCCACCCTCTCTCTCAAGCCTCTTCACATGCCACCCTCGCCCAACCAGCTGTGATTTACACTTTCCCCACCCGATCGAAATCATGGCTCTGGTTTGACAGGGCGAAATCGTTTTTAAGATGGACCTGGAAAGCGAGAAAGGGAGCCGTAGGCAGGAGTTGGAGAGAGTTGATCAGTGTTGCCTGGGTTGGGGCTGTCGTTTGGCTAGGTGTGAATGCGTTGTTTTTCCTCGAGTGA
- a CDS encoding rtf1 protein, putative (Similar to TIGR gene model, INSD accession AAW44348.1) translates to MSDLENELLGLAEDDPTRHRKRHGANDRSKRKSKAFIEESEDDGEEEDMEMESEDDEPAPQRSRGPLRNPYPLEGKYVDEADREALENLPEIERENILASRLEEMQKFKDSQALDAMFKTAHGGDDEDEDDSRARKRRKHTSVSEKASRALNVLKNKRKAKDERMQRRAARRRHSRSASASSEEEGQITRRSPSYSPERSLSPQPKDTQPKLSKEEEMDAIAPNRAELESARVSRYELVDMMHKDGFEDIITGAYVRIISPDRDEHGRPKYRLYKIADVDDSGQFGSYSIEYQGRQIRETRALLVKYGSASRLFRMADVSNGVIEESEFQRFSMTNQADGVKTPKRSFLKKKHDEIKALRERPMTSAEIDRRVDSRKSQESSFNRASLLKIHQLMNTRDLALRRNDHAMVEKLNSDIIALGGDPNTGKLIGEKEGEEKDDYDMKIQRINENNKRKTKEAMMRAHAAAVARKKAEEAVIKAKLAASQNASATNTPATDVPKPDVPPPSGQRKGETPQQYVARTVQLDLDLGDF, encoded by the exons ATGTCTGACCTCGAGAACGAACTTTTGGGTCTCGCAGAAGATGATCCTACCCGCCACAGGAAGCGTCATGGCGCAAATGATAGGAGTAAAAGAAAGAGCAAGGCTTT TATTGAAGAGTcggaagatgatggagaggaggaagatatggagatggaatctgaagatgatgagccAGCTCCTCAGAGATCAAGAGGACCATTGAGGAATCCTTATCCCTTGGAGGGTAAATACGTGGATGAGGCGGATAGGGAGGC CCTTGAAAACCTTCCTGAGATTGAGAGGGAAAACATTTTGGCGTCACGATTGGAAGAAATGCAGAAGTTCAAAGACTCTCAAGCGCTTGATGCGATGTTCAAGACCGCTCATGgtggggatgatgaggacgaggacgacTCAAGGGCTAGGAAGAGAC GTAAGCACACTAGTGTGAGCGAGAAGGCTTCTAGAGCACTCAACGTTTTGAAGAACAAGCGGAAAGCGAAGGATGAGCGTATGCAGCGCCGG GCTGCACGTCGTCGACATTCCCGATCTGCCTCCGCATCttctgaagaagaaggccaGATCACCCGTCGATCGCCATCATACTCCCCTGAACGATCGCTTTCCCCTCAACCCAAAGACACCCAACCCAAGCTCAGtaaagaggaagagatggatgcTATTGCCCCCAACAGGGCCGAATTGGAGAGCGCGAGGGTTAGTAGGTACGAGTTGGTGGATATGATGCACAAAGATGGCTTTGAGGATATTATCACTG GTGCATACGTGCGAATTATTTCTCCTGATAGGGACGAGCATGGTAGACCAAAGTACAGGCTCTACAAGATTGCCGATGTGGACGATTCTGGACAATTCGGTTCATATTCTATCGAATACCAGGGACGGCAGATCCGGGAGACTCGGGCTTTGCTTGTTAAATACGGTTCAGCGTCAAGATTGTTCAGGATGGCGGATGTTTCTAATGGTGTGATTGAGGAA TCCGAGTTCCAGAGGTTTTCTATGACAAACCAAGCAGATGGTGTAAAGACCCCTAAGCGATCattcttgaagaagaagcatGATGAAATAAAGGCTTTAAGAGAAAGGCCGATGACAAGT GCTGAAATTGATCGCCGAGTCGACTCTCGCAAATCTCAAGAATCATCATTTAATCGAGCTAGCCTGCTCAAAATCCATCAACTTATGAACACGCGTGACCTCGCCCTCCGCCGAAACGACCACGCCATGGTTGAGAAGCTTAATTCCGATATTATCGCCCTCGGCGGTGATCCCAATACCGGCAAGCTTATtggagaaaaggaaggggaagagaaggatgatTACGATATGAAGATTCAGAGGATCAACGAAAACAATAAAAGGAAGACAAAAGAGGCGATGATGAGAGCGCATGCGGCTGCTGtggcgaggaagaaggcTGAAGAAGCTGTTATTAAGGCGAAGCT TGCCGCATCCCAAAACGCGTCTGCAACAAACACACCAGCAACAGACGTCCCCAAACCCGACGTCCCACCGCCGTCAGGTCAACGCAAGGGGGAGACTCCCCAGCAATACGTGGCGAGGACTGTCCAACTGGATCTGGATTTGGGAGATTTCTGA
- a CDS encoding Hypothetical Protein (Similar to TIGR gene model, INSD accession AAW44350.1) — protein sequence MSRFSGRSLDKLWFAFFAFHLPISLLLDLQYLYPPSLLPSFLKSFLLWSINLTRDPILLGVVNNDPTFGWLKCFSWLEAGFQVPCFVVGLWGLWNNDKRVYPVILAYGASTATTLLPCLHTILTTKATPPHTTAEIANLLAEYVPFLLLPLGMAVDMSWRITKIISAAEGRKNV from the exons ATGTCTCGATTCTCTGGTAGATCACTCGACAAGCTCTGGTTTGCGTTCTTCGCT TTCCACCTG CCAATATCTCTCCTCCTCGACCTCCAATACCTCTATCCTCCTTCTCTATTACCCTCATTTCTCAAATCATTCTTGCTCTGGTCGATCAATCTCACTCGTGACCCAATTCTTCTCGGAGTCGTGAATAATGATCCGACATTCGGGTGGTTAAAGTGTTTTTCATGGCTTGAAGCGGGATTCCAGGTTCCATGTTTCGTGGTGGGTCTTTGGGGATTATGGAATA ACGATAAGCGAGTGTACC CGGTCATCCTCGCCTATGGAGCTTCGACAGCTACGACTCTCCTCCCCTGTCTCCATACCATCCTTACTACAAAAGCTACGCCTCCTCATACGACTGCTGAGATCGCCAACCTTCTGGCCGAGTATGTGCCCTTTTTGCTCTTGCCACTTGGTATGGCGGTGGATATGAGCTGGAGGATTACCAAGATCATCAGTGCCGcagagggaaggaagaatgTATAA
- a CDS encoding GPI-anchor transamidase, putative (Similar to TIGR gene model, INSD accession AAW44325.1), with protein sequence MRLPHILTAVSLFLAPLISSLSHEQLDPQLSNLFGNDTTTDGHTNNWAVLVCSSRYWFNYRHMANTLAMYRTLKRLGLPDSNIILMLADDVACNARNAFPATVYANAGKMLDLYGEGIEVDYKGYEVTVESFLRLLTGRHEATVPRSKRLLSDASSNVFIYMTGHGGNEFLKFQDNEEVSAYDVADAIEQMWEKRRYNKLLYVIDTCQANTMYSKFYSPEIIATGSSSLGESSYSHHNDMDIGVAVIDSFTHNILQYLETIGKTSRNSLQEFFSTYDPAKILSHPGISTSLSNVPPEQILITDFFGAVARVEVSPQSAELPLESRLKASKDGWEPTNLGIDDGSITEEIPEVLPRKMEKVKKGSGEWNQPLVIKTREWGFLLPYLIGVVSFIWLYISLGDKEEDREEVKEKGI encoded by the exons ATGCGCTTACCCCATATCCTCACTGCTGTATCCCTCTTTCTCGCGCCATTAATATCATCTCTTTCCCACGAACAGCTCGATCCTCAACTATCCAACCTTTTTGGAAATGACACCACGACAGATGGGCATACCAATAACTGGGCCGTTCTAGTCTGCAGCTCGCGGTACTGGTTCAACTACCGT CACATGGCCAACACACTCGCCATGTACCGAACCCTCAAACGTCTCGGTCTTCCAGATTCCAACATTATCCTCATGCTAGCCGACGACGTCGCTTGTAACGCCCGCAACGCTTTCCCCGCGACAGTCTACGCTAATGCCGGAAAGATGCTGGATCTGTACGGAGAAGGGATAGAGGTTGATTACAAAGGATATGAAGTGACGGTGGAGAGCTTTTTGAGATTGTTAACGGGCAGACATGAAGCGACGGTCCCGCGCTCGAAACGGTTATTGAGCGATGCGTCATCAAATGTGTTCATCTATATGACTGGTCATGGAGGAAATGAGTTTCTCAAGTTTCAGGATAATGAAGAGGTTTCCGCGTATGATGTTGCGGATGCGATCGAGCAAATgtgggagaagagaag GTATAACAAGCTGCTTTATGTGATTGATACTTGTCAAGCAAACACAATGTACTCCAAGTTTTATTCTCCCGAAATCATCGCCACAGGGTCTTCATCGTTGGGCGAAAGCTCGTACTCG CATCATAATGACATGGATATCGGTGTCGCAGTCATTGATAGCTTTACCCACAATATCCTTCAGTATCTCGAGACAATAGGCAAGACTTCACGTAACAGCCTTCAGGAATTC TTCAGCACGTATGATCCTGCCAAGATCTTGTCTCATCCTGGGATATCGACTTCCCTCAGCAATGTTCCTCCGGAACAAATCCTCATTACAGACTTTTTCGGAGCTGTAGCCCGAGTTGAAGTATCACCTCAGAGTGCGGAGCTGCCTTTGGAATCTCGATTAAAAGCTTCCAAAGATGGGTGGGAACCTACAAACTTGGGTATCGATGATGGTAGTATCACGGAAGAAATACCCGAAGTGTTACCTaggaagatggaaaaggTCAAGAAGGGGAGTGGAGAATGGAATCAGCCTCTTGTGATTAAAACGAGGGAATGGGGGTTCTTGCTTCCATACCTCATCGGGGTCGTTTCATTTATTTGGCTTTATATCTCCTTGGGCGATaaggaggaggaccgcGAAGAAGtaaaggagaagggaatTTGA